In Planctomycetota bacterium, the genomic window TGTCGAAAGACGCATGGCGGATGTTCCGCATCATCGGCGAATTCGTCGACGGATTCGAGATGATGAGCGAGATCGGGCCAAGCGTCACGGTCTTCGGTTCGGCACGCACGAAACCCGACGACCCCATGTATCAGAAAGCCGTCGCTTGCGGCCGCCTGCTCACCGAAGCGGGCTTCGCGACGATCACCGGCGGGGGTCCGGGCATCATGGAAGCCGCCAACCGCGGCGCTTACGAAGCCAAGGGCACCAGCGTCGGCCTCAACATCACCCTGCCCATGGAGCAGGAGCCCAACCCCTATCAGACCCACGAAGTCGTCTTCCGCTACTTCTTCGTCCGCAAGGTGATGTTCGTCAAATACGCCAGCGCCTTCATCATCTTCCCCGGCGGGTTCGGCACGCTCGACGAATTCTTCGAGGCCATGACGCTCATTCAGACCCACAAAATCAGCCCGTTCCCCGTGGTCTGCATCGGCACGCATTTCTGGTCCGGCCTCGTCGACTGGATTCAGCAGACGCTCGCCAACGAATATCGCACCATTTCGCCCGATGACGTGCGCCGGTTCCATGTCACCGACGACATCGACGAAGCCGTCGAACTCATCACCAAGTGCTACAACGATCAATGCTGGCTGGGCCCGGCGCCGCAGATCGTGCCCGACTTCGCCGCCGAGCGGACGGGCGAGGGCACCATCGAAGGCATTCCGCCGCATATGCGGCAGTTCGGCCCCGGTCGTCAGCCCACGCGCGAGCAGCGCCGTCAGCTCAAGCCCTATCCGCCGCGCGGATGACCGCATCGTCGATTGTGTTATCTTTTAGGGGATGAGATTGCGTCTCTCGCGTATCGCCGCTGTGATCCTTCCCGCAGTCGTCACCGGCCTGCACATTGTCGCATTGATCGAGCTTGAGCCCCTGCTGATCTACTTCGGATTCGACATCCGGGATCAGGCGCTGATCATTCTTCAACGCATCATCGAAACGGGCATGGGGCTGAGTCTGGCCTGGCTCGGTTGCGCGCTCATCGACGCCTTCTTCTGGCACATGCTCGTCGAAGCTCGCACGGGGCAGCCCGCCCCGCGGCTTCTCGTCGCCATCATGCGCGTCCTGATCGTCGCACTGGCCATCAGCATCATCGTCGCACAGGTTTTCGATCAACCGCTCACCGGCGTCCTCGTCAGCTCCGGCGTCGTCGGCATCGTGCTCGGCTTCGCCCTTCAGCGCACCATTAACGACCTGTTCTCCGGCATCGCGCTGAACGTCGAACGCGCCTTCCGCATCGGCGATTGGATCGAAGTCGATGGCGCGGTCGGACGCGTGGTGGAGATCAACTGGCGCGCGACCCACCTCGTCCGTCTCGATCAGGTCACGGTCGTTTTGCCCAACAGCTACATCGCCGAGCGGCAACTGCTCAACTACGACAAGCCGCAACATCACTTCCGCGCGGGTCTGAAAATCGGGCTCGAATACGGCGTGCCGGTGGGGGACGCCAAGCGCGTGCTGCTCGGTGCGGTGCGAGCGGCCGAAGGCGTTCTCGAATCGCCTTCGCCCGATGTGCTGCTCTACGAATTCGGCGCTGACGGCGTGCTTTACGAGTTGCGATTCTTCATCAGCAGCTATGCGCGGAAGCACGAAGTGATCGACTTGGTGGCGATGAGCGTCAGCCGACACTTGTATCAGGCGGGCATGAGCGTGCCATTCCCGAAGCGCGATGTGTACTTTGCCCAGATGCCGCCGCGCGAGATCGACCGGCGAAAGGACCGCGCCGAACTGCTCAGCCGCATCGATCTGTTCACGGGGCTGACCGGCGACGAAATTCATCGGCTCGTGCAGGGGCTCAAGGAACGTCACTACAACGGGGCGCAGCACGTCGTGCATCAGGGCGATGCGGGGTCTACGCTGTTTCTCGTGGTCGACGGCCTTCTGGAAGTGCGCGTCGACGCCAATGGTCGGCCGCGCAAAGTGGCGCAGCTCGAACCCGGGCAGTTCTTCGGCGAAATGTCGATGCTCACCGGCGAGCCGCGGTCCGCGTCTGTCGTAGCGGTCACGGATGCGACGCTTTACGAACTGGACCGTGATGTGCTCACGCCGATTCTTCAGGCCCGTCCCGAATTCGCGCAGACGCTCTCCCGTGTGCTCGCCGAGCGGCGGAGCCACACGCAGACCCGCCTTCAGCAGTTCGACACGCCCGCCGCCGTCGATGCCCGCCGCACGCTCGCCGCCGACTTTCTCAAACGGATTCAGGGCTTCTTTGGCCTCAACGAATCCCCGCGTTAAACCGACAATATCTCCAGCGGCGCTCGCGATACATCCGCACCTCCAATGAGCTAAAATGACACGCTATGGCTGACCACGCTTTCCAACAGTGCATTCACCCCGACTGCGGCGCGACCTATGGTGTGGACCAGGTGTTGGTGTCCTGTCCGTCATGCGGGAGTCTTTTGGATGTCCGCTACGACTGGGATCGCCTGCCGCGCCCGACGTGGGACTTTTTCGAGCACCGATGGATGACGCGCGGCGAACATGGCACCGGCCGGCTCGACTTTTCCGGCGTGTGGCGCTTCCGCGAGCTGATGCCGTTCTATCGCAATCGCGATCAGATCGTCACCATCGGCGAAGGCCGCACGAACTTGCAGGATGCCCGCCGCCTCGCCAAAGAGCTGGGCATGACCCCCGGGCATCTGCACCTTCAGTACGAAGGGCTCAACCCGACTGGCTCGTTCAAAGACAACGGCATGACCGCGGCGTTCACGCACGCCCGCATGGTCGGCGCCGACAAAGTCGCCTGCGCATCCACCGGCAACACGAGCGCCTCGCTGGCGATGTTCGCCGACATGGCCGGATTCAAGGGCGTCGTCTTCATCGGCTCCGGAAAAATCGCCTACGGCAAACTTTCGCAGGCGCTGGACTATGGCGCGCTGACATTACAGGTGCAGGGCGATTTCGACGCGTGCCTCAAGCGCGTCAAGCAGATCGCCACCGAGATGCCGCAGCTTGGCATTTACCTGATGAACTCGGTCAATCCCTTCCGACTCGAAGGTCAGAAGGCGATTATGTACCGTGTGCTTGAAGCGCGGAACTGGGCGGTGCCCGACTGGATCATCGTGCCCGGCGGAAACCTCGGCAACTGCTCGGCGTTCGGCAAAGCGTTCATGGAGCTCAAGGAACTGGAGCTCATCGATCGCATCCCGCGGCTCGCCGTCATTCAGGCCGCCGGAGCGAATCCGCTGCACACGCTTTTCAATGAGCGCGGCGTGCGATGGAACGGCGGGCGATGGGACAAGAGCGCGCGCGACAAGCTGTACAACGAATACGATGCGCAGGGCATCAAGGCGAACACGATCGCCAGCGCCATCGAGATCGGCCGGCCCGTCAACCTCAGCAAGGCGCTGCGGGCGCTGGAGGTCATGGACGGCGTCGTGCGACAGGTCGACGACGAGACGATCCTCGAGCACAAGGCAATGGTCGGGCGCTACGGGTTCGGCTGCGAGCCCGCCTCTGCCGCGTCCGTCGCCGGGGCGCACATGCTCCGGCAGGAAGGCGTGATCGCGGCGGACGATGATGTGGTCTGCATTCTGA contains:
- a CDS encoding TIGR00730 family Rossman fold protein, translated to MPVDKYDTLSKDAWRMFRIIGEFVDGFEMMSEIGPSVTVFGSARTKPDDPMYQKAVACGRLLTEAGFATITGGGPGIMEAANRGAYEAKGTSVGLNITLPMEQEPNPYQTHEVVFRYFFVRKVMFVKYASAFIIFPGGFGTLDEFFEAMTLIQTHKISPFPVVCIGTHFWSGLVDWIQQTLANEYRTISPDDVRRFHVTDDIDEAVELITKCYNDQCWLGPAPQIVPDFAAERTGEGTIEGIPPHMRQFGPGRQPTREQRRQLKPYPPRG
- a CDS encoding mechanosensitive ion channel, whose amino-acid sequence is MRLRLSRIAAVILPAVVTGLHIVALIELEPLLIYFGFDIRDQALIILQRIIETGMGLSLAWLGCALIDAFFWHMLVEARTGQPAPRLLVAIMRVLIVALAISIIVAQVFDQPLTGVLVSSGVVGIVLGFALQRTINDLFSGIALNVERAFRIGDWIEVDGAVGRVVEINWRATHLVRLDQVTVVLPNSYIAERQLLNYDKPQHHFRAGLKIGLEYGVPVGDAKRVLLGAVRAAEGVLESPSPDVLLYEFGADGVLYELRFFISSYARKHEVIDLVAMSVSRHLYQAGMSVPFPKRDVYFAQMPPREIDRRKDRAELLSRIDLFTGLTGDEIHRLVQGLKERHYNGAQHVVHQGDAGSTLFLVVDGLLEVRVDANGRPRKVAQLEPGQFFGEMSMLTGEPRSASVVAVTDATLYELDRDVLTPILQARPEFAQTLSRVLAERRSHTQTRLQQFDTPAAVDARRTLAADFLKRIQGFFGLNESPR
- the thrC gene encoding threonine synthase, yielding MADHAFQQCIHPDCGATYGVDQVLVSCPSCGSLLDVRYDWDRLPRPTWDFFEHRWMTRGEHGTGRLDFSGVWRFRELMPFYRNRDQIVTIGEGRTNLQDARRLAKELGMTPGHLHLQYEGLNPTGSFKDNGMTAAFTHARMVGADKVACASTGNTSASLAMFADMAGFKGVVFIGSGKIAYGKLSQALDYGALTLQVQGDFDACLKRVKQIATEMPQLGIYLMNSVNPFRLEGQKAIMYRVLEARNWAVPDWIIVPGGNLGNCSAFGKAFMELKELELIDRIPRLAVIQAAGANPLHTLFNERGVRWNGGRWDKSARDKLYNEYDAQGIKANTIASAIEIGRPVNLSKALRALEVMDGVVRQVDDETILEHKAMVGRYGFGCEPASAASVAGAHMLRQEGVIAADDDVVCILTGHQLKDPDATVKYHTGIDMKAVQDAAPQHEPHGRLANPPIPVPDDLAAIVEALGGDPSLVTAMQK